The following are from one region of the Coffea eugenioides isolate CCC68of chromosome 2, Ceug_1.0, whole genome shotgun sequence genome:
- the LOC113763071 gene encoding protein DETOXIFICATION 49-like has protein sequence MCKQLTTSSPPPPPPPRPSKCDSDQRYLLPIQQVPAEGDIFSPLIPKNPTSSKHHQHQEQQPPQPNQIVKPHKHNHDTLISSSVLKEATSVANIALPMILTGLLLYSRSMISMLFLGRLGDLALAGGSLALGFANISGYSILSGLAMGMEPICGQAFGAKRYTLLGLSLQRTVLLLMLTSLPIALLWVNMKTILLFFGQDEAIAHEAQSYLMYTLPDLFAQSLLHPLRIYLRAQSITLPLTFCAALSILLHIPINYFLVTKLSLGIKGVALSGVWTNFNLVASLIIYILISGVYKKTWGGLTTECLKGWQSLLYLSIPSCISVCLEWWWYEIMILLCGLLLNPKATVASMGILIQTTSLIYIFPSSLSFSVSTRVGNELGARQPAKAKLAAVVGLCCSFVLGFSALMFAVSMRHVWARMFTADKEIIALTSLVLPIIGLCELGNCPQTTGCGVLRGTARPRVGANINLGCFYLVGMPVAVGLGFYAGFDFEGLWMGLLAAQASCMVSMLVVLYLTDWEFEAQRAKELTSAGADAAVEKIEEEDKPLIAENKDTSLC, from the coding sequence ATGTGCAAGCAGCTCACGACCTcctcaccaccaccaccaccacctccaagACCCAGTAAATGCGATTCAGACCAACGTTATCTCCTTCCCATCCAGCAGGTCCCAGCAGAAGGGGACATCTTCTCTCCTCTCATCCCCAAAAACCCAACATCATCGAAACATCACCAGCACCAAGAACAACAACCACCACAACCAAACCAAATCGTGAAGCCCCACAAACACAATCATGACACCCTCATCTCCTCCTCAGTCCTTAAAGAAGCCACGTCCGTAGCCAATATAGCTCTGCCCATGATTCTCACCGGTCTTTTACTCTACTCCCGTTCCATGATCTCCATGCTTTTCCTCGGCCGGTTAGGGGACTTAGCCTTGGCCGGTGGTTCCCTCGCCTTAGGATTCGCTAACATCTCCGGTTACTCGATTCTTTCCGGCTTAGCCATGGGAATGGAGCCTATATGCGGCCAGGCTTTTGGTGCCAAACGTTACACGCTTCTTGGACTCTCTTTGCAAAGGACGGTGCTCTTGCTCATGCTGACTTCATTACCTATTGCTCTTCTGTGGGTGAACATGAAAACCATTTTACTGTTTTTCGGACAAGACGAGGCAATTGCCCATGAAGCCCAATCATACCTCATGTACACCCTTCCCGATCTTTTCGCTCAATCTCTACTCCATCCCTTGCGTATTTACCTCAGGGCTCAGTCCATAACCTTACCTCTAACATTTTGTGCAGCTCTATCAATTCTTCTCCACATCCCAATAAATTATTTTCTCGTCACGAAGCTCAGCTTAGGCATCAAAGGCGTCGCGCTCAGTGGGGTCTGGACTAACTTCAATCTCGTGGCTTCTCTGATAATCTACATCTTGATTTCTGGCGTGTACAAGAAAACATGGGGAGGGTTGACGACCGAATGCTTGAAAGGCTGGCAATCTTTATTATATCTTTCCATTCCAAGCTGTATCTCGGTTTGTCTAGAATGGTGGTGGTACGAAATCATGATTCTGCTTTGCGGGTTGTTGTTGAACCCAAAAGCCACGGTTGCTTCAATGGGCATTTTGATTCAAACCACTTCTTTGATATACATCTTTCCATCTTCTCTCAGCTTTAGTGTGTCGACCAGAGTAGGGAACGAGCTGGGTGCAAGGCAGCCGGCCAAAGCGAAGCTGGCAGCCGTGGTGGGCCTCTGTTGCAGCTTTGTTTTGGGATTTTCTGCGCTCATGTTTGCGGTAAGCATGAGACATGTTTGGGCTAGAATGTTCACTGCTGACAAAGAAATCATAGCTTTAACATCACTTGTTTTGCCCATAATTGGGCTCTGCGAGCTTGGTAACTGTCCGCAGACTACCGGTTGCGGGGTTTTGAGAGGGACGGCTAGGCCAAGAGTCGGAGCAAACATCAACTTGGGTTGCTTCTATCTAGTCGGAATGCCGGTTGCAGTTGGACTAGGGTTCTATGCAGGTTTTGACTTTGAAGGACTTTGGATGGGACTATTGGCAGCTCAAGCCTCTTGTATGGTAAGCATGCTAGTGGTCCTGTATCTGACGGATTGGGAATTTGAAGCCCAGAGAGCCAAAGAGCTGACCTCAGCAGGAGCAGATGCAGCTGTCGAGAAGATTGAGGAAGAAGACAAGCCGCTTATTGCAGAAAACAAGGATACTTCTTTGTGCTAA